The following proteins are encoded in a genomic region of Cryptomeria japonica chromosome 11, Sugi_1.0, whole genome shotgun sequence:
- the LOC131068301 gene encoding uncharacterized protein LOC131068301 — protein MARGKGEEGSVNYGQGGYHPVDIGDLFNNERYVVQSKLGWGTYSTVWLAWDTQLNKYVALKISRSKDNFTETALNEIRTLKVVAQADPEDKECIIKLLDDFIHTGPNGNHVCLVLELLGDNLRTLLKHYSGKGIPLHMVKEICFHILRGLDFLHGKLSILHTDLKPENILLPSTIDPEKDPKNLGVPLIPSSNKGKSPIATSSSSGSNICKTGNQQMGLKHKGKLVAQDCGIAAKDKEEKLGVEARAVQTRTWSSKTSLSGAWEGNLAQKIREVGINSPSEKQSSMASLDLKCKIADMGNALHLPINLMGPIQTFRYKCPETLLGSPFSTPADIWSVGCIAFELATGHFLFNPRAENDQERVVNHLGLMIELLGAMPIGVARGGKVSRDLFDKKGNLEGYILKSGNTLINLLRDKFGFAKKDADDFRDFLVPLLHFVPKKRPTAMQALLHPWLDAGPRLLQPSSSAAQTQQSDEVIPVDKTTVESERI, from the coding sequence ATGGCCAGGGGCAAAGGAGAGGAGGGATCCGTAAATTACGGTCAGGGAGGATACCACCCTGTGGATATAGGTGATCTCTTCAATAATGAGCGCTATGTGGTACAATCCAAGCTGGGCTGGGGCACTTACTCCACTGTTTGGCTTGCCTGGGACACCCAACTCAACAAATATGTGGCCCTCAAGATATCAAGGAGCAAAGATAATTTTACAGAAACGGCCCTCAATGAGATTAGAACCCTGAAAGTAGTAGCACAGGCTGATCCAGAGGACAAGGAATGTATAATTAAATTGCTTGATGATTTCATACACACTGGACCAAATGGGAATCATGTCTGTTTGGTTCTTGAGCTTTTAGGAGACAATTTAAGGACACTTCTCAAACATTATAGTGGGAAGGGCATTCCATTGCACATGGTAAAGGAAATCTGTTTTCATATCTTGCGAGGACTTGACTTCTTGCATGGGAAACTTTCAATTCTTCACACAGATCTCAAACCGGAAAACATTCTTTTGCCATCCACCATTGACCCCGAAAAAGATCCAAAGAATCTTGGTGTCCCACTTATACCTTCTTCTAACAAAGGTAAATCCCCCATTGCTACAAGCTCATCTTCTGGATCAAATATTTGCAAGACGGGAAATCAGCAGATGGGATTGAAACATAAGGGCAAATTAGTAGCTCAAGATTGTGGGATTGCAGCAAAGGATAAAGAGGAGAAGCTGGGTGTAGAAGCCCGAGCTGTGCAAACAAGGACATGGAGCAGTAAAACAAGCTTGTCTGGGGCCTGGGAAGGAAACCTTGCACAGAAAATTAGAGAAGTCGGTATTAACAGCCCTTCTGAGAAGCAGAGTTCAATGGCGTCCCTTGATCTTAAGTGCAAGATAGCAGATATGGGTAATGCCCTCCACCTCCCTATTAATTTAATGGGTCCTATTCAAACATTTCGTTACAAGTGTCCAGAGACCCTTCTGGGATCTCCATTCTCTACTCCAGCAGATATATGGTCTGTTGGATGCATTGCCTTTGAACTTGCCACAGGCCATTTCTTGTTTAATCCTCGAGCGGAGAACGATCAAGAGAGGGTTGTAAATCACCTGGGCTTAATGATTGAACTCCTTGGTGCAATGCCCATTGGAGTTGCTCGGGGTGGCAAGGTTTCTAGAGATTTATTCGACAAGAAGGGTAATCTAGAAGGCTATATATTGAAGTCTGGAAATACATTGATCAATCTGCTTCGAGATAAATTTGGGTTTGCCAAAAAGGATGCAGATGATTTCAGGGATTTTCTAGTTCCTCTCTTACATTTTGTACCGAAAAAGCGACCCACTGCAATGCAAGCCCTTCTTCACCCCTGGCTTGATGCTGGGCCCCGCCTTCTTCAACCATCATCATCCGCAGCCCAAACTCAGCAAAGTGATGAGGTTATTCCAGTTGACAAGACAACAGTTGAGTCAGAAAGAATATGA